Proteins encoded by one window of Micromonospora coxensis:
- a CDS encoding non-ribosomal peptide synthetase, producing the protein MTAGTEQPFALAPAQERLWFLHRLDPTDTAYHMFFTLRLRGDVDVAALSYALRELTRRHEPLRTRYTELDGVATGLVAAVGRWPLHEVDLSGTPDPPSAADAAVRQDLERPFDLSAAAPLRATLYRLAAGEHVLSLVLHHIAGDGWSLTVLGAELTELYNAARGGRPPALPTLSARYRDYAAYARQRAAADRDFWRDRLAGAARLDLTGLATDTDAPASAGAFHPVPLAADVVPALRELARAQRATMFLVLLTAFQVLLARHSGQRDLCVAAPLAGRDRSEFEPLIGYLSNTVLLRADLGDDPTFADLLRRNRNDLFTAYAHPGLPFEELGANAPFDALFVLDNPAAPTATFDGLHAQPVATGLRQAKTPVTLEALDLPDGCLRLLLGHQLRTCDEATGQQLAHRLGRLLTAAAHAPQQRVTRLAMLTPDESARLVAAGRGRRPEQPAPDVMDLILAQAAATADATALIDGDDEVSYAALAARTEALAIRLRACGAGPGTTVAVRGERGAQLVVELLAVLRAGAAYTCLDPADPPARHDVLIAGSGATLLLDAGRITQLPGPAGPAPDRAVPPLELAYLCHTSGSTGAPKAVMLTRQAVAARVRWMAREYQLGPGDRVLQFASLSFDTHVEEILPALAGGATVVLGPQRGELLPDFLSTPLAATLTVLDLPTSYWHELTMRESTRWPPALRLLIIGGEAAHAAAVSAWRRAVGPRVRLVNTYGPTEATVIATAVEVTDAHDDPPIGLPLDDTDAHVLDRHLMPVPPGVPGQLYLGGAGLARGYRGAPGQTARRFVPDPFGPPGARLYATGDRVRRTADGMLHFLGRTDDQVKIRGYRIEPAEVERHLMAEPEVRAAAVTVRDQALVAWVVADLADPGVLRARLTARLPDRLVPAHVVALAQLPLTSNGKVDRAALARTALPAPLDAAGHVPPRDDAEQLVADVWSEVLGHPTIGASDDFFALGGHSLHALRVAARLADAIEVEVPLRLLFEHRTVAQLAARITALVLADIEQAADGHAPVAAGKVGND; encoded by the coding sequence GTGACCGCCGGCACCGAGCAGCCGTTCGCGCTGGCGCCCGCGCAGGAGCGGCTGTGGTTCCTGCACCGGCTGGACCCGACGGACACCGCCTACCACATGTTCTTCACCCTGCGGCTGCGCGGCGACGTCGACGTGGCGGCGCTGTCGTACGCGCTGCGGGAGCTGACCCGCCGGCACGAGCCGCTACGCACCCGCTACACCGAACTCGACGGGGTGGCGACGGGTCTGGTCGCGGCAGTCGGACGCTGGCCGCTGCACGAGGTGGACCTCAGCGGTACGCCGGACCCGCCGTCCGCCGCCGATGCCGCGGTACGCCAGGACCTGGAACGGCCGTTCGACCTGAGTGCGGCGGCTCCGCTGCGCGCCACGCTCTACCGCCTGGCCGCCGGCGAGCACGTGCTCTCCCTGGTGCTGCACCACATCGCCGGAGACGGCTGGTCGCTCACCGTGCTCGGTGCGGAGCTGACCGAGCTCTACAACGCCGCGCGCGGTGGGCGTCCACCGGCGCTGCCCACGCTGTCCGCCCGTTACCGGGACTACGCCGCGTACGCCCGGCAACGCGCCGCAGCCGACCGCGACTTCTGGCGCGACCGGCTGGCCGGCGCGGCGCGGCTGGACCTGACCGGGTTGGCCACCGACACCGACGCGCCTGCCTCGGCGGGCGCGTTCCACCCGGTGCCCCTCGCGGCGGACGTCGTCCCCGCGCTGCGCGAGCTGGCCCGCGCCCAGCGCGCCACGATGTTCCTGGTGCTCCTCACCGCCTTCCAGGTGCTGCTGGCACGCCACAGCGGCCAACGCGACCTGTGCGTGGCCGCGCCGCTGGCCGGCCGGGACCGCAGCGAGTTCGAGCCCCTGATCGGTTACCTGAGCAACACCGTCCTGCTGCGCGCCGACCTCGGCGACGACCCGACCTTCGCGGACCTGCTGCGCCGCAACCGCAACGACCTGTTCACCGCGTACGCCCACCCCGGCCTGCCCTTCGAGGAGTTGGGCGCCAACGCGCCGTTCGACGCGCTGTTCGTCCTGGACAACCCCGCCGCGCCCACCGCGACCTTCGACGGCCTGCACGCGCAGCCGGTCGCCACCGGACTGCGGCAGGCCAAGACACCGGTGACGCTGGAGGCGCTCGACCTGCCGGACGGGTGCCTGCGCCTGCTGCTGGGCCACCAGCTGCGCACCTGCGACGAGGCGACCGGGCAGCAGCTGGCCCACCGGCTCGGCCGCCTGCTCACCGCCGCGGCACACGCCCCGCAGCAGCGGGTGACGCGGCTGGCGATGCTGACCCCGGACGAGTCGGCCCGGCTGGTCGCGGCGGGGCGGGGCCGGCGACCGGAGCAACCCGCCCCGGACGTGATGGACCTGATCCTGGCGCAGGCCGCCGCCACCGCCGACGCGACCGCCCTGATCGACGGCGACGACGAGGTCAGCTACGCCGCGCTGGCGGCACGGACCGAGGCGTTGGCGATCCGGTTGCGCGCGTGCGGCGCCGGACCGGGCACGACGGTCGCGGTCCGTGGGGAACGCGGCGCGCAGCTGGTCGTCGAACTGCTCGCGGTGCTGCGGGCCGGCGCCGCGTACACCTGCCTCGACCCGGCCGACCCACCGGCCCGCCACGACGTGCTCATCGCCGGCAGCGGGGCCACCCTGCTGCTCGACGCCGGTCGGATCACGCAGCTGCCCGGCCCCGCCGGCCCCGCGCCCGACCGGGCGGTGCCCCCGCTGGAGCTGGCCTACCTGTGCCACACCTCCGGCTCGACCGGCGCGCCCAAGGCCGTCATGCTGACCCGGCAGGCGGTGGCGGCCCGGGTGCGCTGGATGGCCCGCGAGTACCAGCTCGGCCCCGGCGACCGGGTGCTGCAGTTCGCCTCGCTCTCCTTCGACACCCACGTCGAGGAGATCCTGCCCGCCCTGGCCGGCGGCGCCACCGTGGTCCTCGGGCCGCAGCGCGGCGAGCTGCTGCCGGACTTCCTGTCCACCCCGCTGGCCGCCACCCTCACCGTGCTGGACCTGCCCACCAGTTACTGGCACGAGCTGACGATGCGGGAGTCGACCCGCTGGCCACCGGCGCTGCGGCTGCTGATCATCGGTGGTGAGGCGGCGCACGCCGCCGCCGTCTCGGCCTGGCGGCGCGCCGTGGGGCCCCGGGTGCGGCTGGTCAACACGTACGGACCGACCGAGGCCACCGTCATCGCCACCGCCGTCGAGGTGACCGACGCCCACGACGACCCGCCGATCGGACTGCCGCTCGACGACACCGACGCGCACGTGCTGGACCGCCACCTGATGCCGGTGCCGCCCGGCGTGCCCGGCCAGCTCTACCTCGGCGGCGCGGGCCTGGCCCGCGGCTACCGCGGCGCCCCGGGCCAGACCGCGCGCCGGTTCGTGCCCGACCCGTTCGGGCCGCCCGGCGCCCGCCTCTACGCCACCGGCGACCGGGTGCGCCGCACCGCCGACGGGATGCTGCACTTCCTCGGCCGCACCGACGACCAGGTCAAGATCCGCGGCTACCGGATCGAGCCGGCGGAGGTGGAACGCCACCTGATGGCCGAGCCGGAGGTACGGGCAGCCGCCGTCACCGTCCGCGACCAGGCGCTCGTCGCGTGGGTGGTGGCCGACCTGGCCGATCCCGGTGTGCTGCGGGCCCGGCTGACCGCACGGCTGCCCGACCGACTGGTGCCCGCGCACGTCGTCGCGCTCGCGCAACTCCCCCTGACGAGCAACGGCAAGGTCGACCGGGCGGCACTGGCCCGGACGGCGCTGCCCGCCCCGCTCGACGCCGCCGGCCACGTGCCGCCCCGCGACGACGCCGAGCAGTTGGTCGCCGACGTCTGGTCCGAGGTGCTGGGCCACCCGACGATCGGCGCGTCCGACGACTTCTTCGCCCTCGGCGGGCACTCCCTGCACGCCCTGCGGGTCGCCGCCCGGCTGGCCGACGCGATCGAGGTCGAGGTGCCGCTGCGCCTGCTCTTCGAGCACCGCACGGTGGCGCAGCTGGCCGCCCGGATCACCGCCCTGGTGCTGGCCGACATCGAACAAGCGGCGGACGGCCACGCGCCGGTCGCTGCCGGAAAGGTCGGGAATGACTGA
- a CDS encoding non-ribosomal peptide synthetase: protein MIDLSPQQERMWFLQRLDPGDASYNIYWVHRLRGPLDADALARALAATVTRHEVLRTRYLDHDGVPVGDVTAPAPVEVEHVEIDEADAEQAAHRLVLDRVREPFDLAAGPPLRVTLLRLGEAEHILCLVVHHIAADGLSMRIVGDEIAAAYQAFVEGATPPARPAEPAHRDYVAALRGDTGRHSIEQARKFWAEELAGVADLQLPVDLPRAAVRTTTGGLHRLELPAELLTQVDTFARRHRCTTFMILLAAYEVLLARHANQDDFCVGVPVAGRDQIEFERVIGCLATTIAIRADLAGTPSFHTLVERVRARCLSAFSHQQLPFAEVMAELDVSRDRSRTPVYQAMFSLQYEQPQPFSLGAADGATYHIDHAQAKCDLAMEIWRGPAGARLDVSYSAGLFTADTAQRLAQRFVTLLRRLLSAPDAPVGAVDMLSPAESRLLSERGDGGTLTSTAGATVLDRFLDRARRSPQAPAVCFDGGEWSYGELAEHSHRVASRLRAAGVRPGGVVGVFLPRGPMLIAALLGVWRAGAAYVPLDPRYTTGRTAQALRDSGAACVLVDARSAAQLPAESDTPAVRVDEAGTEPTATPPAPQGGHTAYVIYTSGSTGRPKGVAVSHACLTAFLDATAARVGGTGPDAAWLALTSVSFDISGLEMYLPLATGGRVAVCGEEIATGDGAAVVGFARRQRVTHVQATPSGWQVLLAGAPHLPEVTALVGGEALPLPLARQLRGATARLFNMYGPTETTIWSACWEVPAEPAHVSLGEPIPGTRLRVLDPSGGLCPIGVPGELVIGGAGVALGYLHRPGLTGQRFVPDPWGPPGSRMYRTGDLVRYRADGGLEFLGRGDQQVKVRGHRLELGEVEGALRAAPGVREAAAALHGDRLLGYVTGDVDPEQVRARLATVLPGYAVPSVVLVLPALPLTPNGKLDRSALPTEPATPAATPAPEYVGAAAQMHDIWCEVLGRTSIGPDDDIFDLGGHSLTMARIAARVRERMEVDLPLSAFFDAPTIRGLSQFVQGTR from the coding sequence GTGATCGACCTTTCCCCGCAGCAGGAACGGATGTGGTTCCTGCAACGGCTCGACCCGGGCGACGCCTCCTACAACATCTACTGGGTCCACCGGCTCCGCGGCCCGCTCGACGCCGACGCGCTCGCGCGCGCCCTGGCGGCGACCGTCACCCGCCACGAGGTGCTGCGCACCCGCTACCTCGACCACGACGGCGTACCCGTCGGTGACGTGACCGCACCGGCGCCGGTCGAGGTGGAACACGTCGAGATCGACGAGGCCGACGCCGAACAGGCCGCGCACCGGCTCGTGCTCGACCGCGTCCGCGAACCGTTCGACCTCGCCGCCGGGCCGCCGCTGCGGGTCACCCTGCTGCGGCTGGGCGAGGCGGAGCACATCCTGTGCCTCGTGGTCCACCACATCGCCGCCGACGGGCTGTCGATGCGCATCGTCGGCGACGAGATCGCCGCCGCGTACCAGGCATTCGTCGAGGGGGCGACGCCGCCGGCCCGCCCCGCGGAGCCGGCCCACCGCGACTACGTCGCGGCGCTGCGCGGCGACACCGGCCGACACTCCATCGAGCAGGCCAGGAAGTTCTGGGCCGAGGAGCTGGCCGGGGTCGCCGACCTGCAACTCCCCGTCGACCTGCCGCGCGCGGCCGTCCGTACGACCACCGGTGGCCTGCACCGCCTGGAGCTGCCCGCCGAACTGCTCACGCAGGTCGACACCTTCGCCCGGCGACACCGGTGCACGACCTTCATGATCCTGCTCGCCGCGTACGAGGTGCTGCTGGCCCGGCACGCGAACCAGGACGACTTCTGCGTCGGCGTCCCGGTGGCCGGACGCGACCAGATCGAGTTCGAACGCGTCATCGGCTGTCTGGCCACCACCATCGCCATCCGGGCGGACCTGGCCGGAACTCCCAGCTTCCACACCCTCGTCGAGCGGGTGCGCGCCCGGTGCCTGTCCGCGTTCAGCCATCAGCAGCTGCCGTTCGCGGAGGTGATGGCCGAACTCGACGTGTCGCGCGACCGCTCCCGTACCCCCGTCTACCAGGCCATGTTCTCCCTGCAGTACGAGCAGCCGCAGCCGTTCTCGCTCGGCGCGGCCGACGGCGCCACGTACCACATCGACCACGCGCAGGCCAAGTGCGACCTGGCGATGGAGATCTGGCGCGGCCCCGCCGGCGCCCGCCTGGACGTCAGCTACTCGGCCGGCCTGTTCACCGCGGACACCGCGCAGCGGCTGGCCCAGCGGTTCGTGACCCTGCTGCGCCGGCTGCTGTCGGCGCCGGACGCCCCGGTCGGCGCGGTCGACATGCTCTCCCCCGCCGAGAGCCGGCTGCTGAGCGAGCGCGGTGACGGCGGCACGCTGACGTCGACGGCCGGGGCGACGGTCCTCGACCGGTTCCTCGACCGGGCCCGCCGCTCGCCGCAGGCGCCCGCCGTCTGCTTCGACGGCGGCGAGTGGAGCTACGGCGAGCTGGCGGAACACAGCCACCGGGTGGCGTCGCGGCTACGGGCGGCCGGGGTGCGCCCCGGCGGGGTGGTCGGTGTCTTCCTGCCCCGCGGCCCGATGCTGATCGCCGCGCTGCTGGGCGTCTGGCGTGCCGGCGCGGCCTACGTGCCGCTGGACCCGCGCTACACGACCGGACGCACCGCGCAGGCGCTGCGCGACTCCGGCGCGGCGTGCGTGCTGGTCGACGCCCGCTCGGCGGCACAGTTGCCGGCGGAGTCCGACACCCCCGCGGTCCGCGTCGACGAGGCCGGCACCGAGCCGACCGCCACGCCTCCCGCGCCGCAGGGCGGACACACCGCGTACGTCATCTACACGTCGGGCTCCACCGGCCGTCCGAAGGGCGTCGCGGTCAGCCACGCCTGCCTGACCGCGTTCCTCGACGCCACCGCCGCACGGGTCGGCGGCACCGGCCCGGACGCGGCCTGGCTGGCGCTGACCTCGGTGTCGTTCGACATCTCCGGCCTGGAGATGTACCTGCCGCTGGCCACCGGCGGCCGCGTCGCCGTCTGCGGCGAGGAGATCGCCACCGGCGACGGGGCAGCCGTCGTCGGCTTCGCCCGCCGGCAACGGGTCACCCACGTCCAGGCGACCCCCTCGGGCTGGCAGGTGCTGCTGGCCGGCGCACCCCACCTGCCCGAGGTGACCGCGCTGGTCGGCGGCGAAGCGCTGCCGTTGCCGCTGGCCCGGCAGCTGCGCGGCGCCACCGCGCGACTGTTCAACATGTACGGCCCGACCGAGACCACGATCTGGTCGGCGTGCTGGGAGGTTCCCGCCGAGCCGGCGCACGTGTCGCTGGGCGAGCCGATCCCCGGCACCCGGCTGCGGGTGCTCGACCCGTCCGGCGGCCTCTGCCCGATCGGCGTGCCCGGCGAACTGGTCATCGGTGGCGCCGGTGTCGCGCTGGGCTACCTGCACCGGCCCGGCCTGACCGGGCAACGGTTCGTGCCCGACCCGTGGGGCCCGCCCGGCTCCCGCATGTACCGCACCGGCGACCTGGTGCGCTACCGCGCCGACGGTGGCCTCGAGTTCCTCGGCCGGGGCGACCAGCAGGTCAAGGTGCGCGGCCACCGGCTGGAGCTGGGTGAGGTGGAAGGAGCGCTGCGCGCCGCGCCCGGCGTTCGCGAGGCCGCCGCCGCGCTGCACGGCGATCGCCTGCTGGGCTACGTCACCGGCGACGTCGACCCCGAGCAGGTACGCGCCCGGCTCGCCACGGTGCTGCCCGGGTACGCGGTGCCGTCCGTGGTGCTGGTGCTGCCGGCGCTGCCGCTGACCCCCAACGGCAAGCTGGACCGCTCGGCGCTGCCCACCGAACCCGCCACCCCGGCGGCGACGCCCGCACCCGAGTACGTGGGCGCCGCCGCGCAGATGCACGACATCTGGTGCGAGGTGCTGGGACGTACCTCGATCGGTCCCGACGACGACATCTTCGACCTGGGCGGACATTCGCTGACCATGGCCAGGATCGCCGCCCGGGTACGCGAGCGGATGGAGGTGGACCTGCCGCTGTCGGCGTTCTTCGACGCGCCGACCATTCGCGGGCTCAGCCAGTTCGTGCAGGGCACCCGGTGA
- a CDS encoding condensation domain-containing protein → MTMTPAQPAEPVRLPDADPSPTESTLAAIWRRLLMVPAVARDDDFFALGGDSFRATQLANQVTSVFGVRADAKLAFDRPVLAGQAAWIDAAARTSAATPPTTTAHVQEQPATVPLSTQQREFLDWMFATEPARDPGAICTAIRIREPFDAQLLHRCLELVTARHQPLRTVAEPRVAGRGITLSTAEHLPPTVEVVTADGDTTEQRLAAATELARAERNRVGDLVRDPLVRALVIRIDHDDTVLVLSVHHFVFDGWSLGVLLRELGLLHSALRAGSAPPLRPLAMDYAGYCAFTAGQWELNREHWKRVLHDAPRSLTPFPGRRAGNRFSRRRHPFVIDAALTARLRAAAQHHGGTPFMAVAACWSLTLSRWSGATDIVLMSPVPGRIAPEHDALIGCLVQSLLIRVDTSGAPDFGTMLGRVRDSALDAANHQLHAYHETAPLVPYPARIHYESWGGAPFFPGLRSAAFPVPREQEDLDWPTPGGEDDLSTPELIVEEQQDGSMHAAVVYNHHTFTARTATDLAAAFHDQLAAATTGAPGAPQ, encoded by the coding sequence ATGACGATGACACCTGCGCAACCAGCCGAGCCGGTCCGCCTGCCGGACGCCGACCCGAGCCCGACCGAATCGACGCTGGCCGCGATCTGGCGCCGGCTGCTGATGGTGCCGGCGGTCGCACGCGACGACGACTTCTTCGCCCTCGGCGGCGACTCGTTCCGCGCCACCCAACTGGCCAACCAGGTCACCAGCGTCTTCGGGGTACGCGCCGACGCGAAGCTCGCCTTCGACCGGCCGGTGCTCGCCGGGCAGGCGGCCTGGATCGACGCCGCCGCCCGCACCTCCGCGGCGACACCGCCGACCACGACCGCCCACGTCCAGGAACAGCCGGCGACCGTGCCACTGAGCACGCAGCAACGGGAGTTCCTGGACTGGATGTTCGCGACCGAACCGGCCCGCGACCCCGGCGCCATCTGCACCGCGATCCGCATCCGCGAACCGTTCGACGCGCAGCTGCTGCACCGCTGCCTGGAACTGGTGACCGCGCGCCATCAACCACTGCGTACCGTGGCAGAGCCCCGAGTGGCGGGGCGCGGCATCACGCTGTCCACTGCCGAGCACCTGCCACCCACCGTCGAGGTGGTGACCGCCGACGGGGACACCACCGAGCAGCGCCTCGCCGCGGCCACCGAGCTGGCCCGCGCCGAACGCAACCGGGTCGGCGACCTGGTCCGCGACCCCCTGGTCCGCGCACTCGTCATCCGCATCGACCACGACGACACCGTCCTGGTCCTCAGCGTGCACCACTTCGTCTTCGACGGCTGGTCACTCGGGGTGCTGCTGCGCGAACTCGGGCTGCTCCACTCGGCGCTGCGCGCCGGCAGTGCCCCGCCGCTACGCCCACTGGCCATGGACTACGCCGGCTACTGCGCCTTCACGGCCGGGCAGTGGGAGCTGAACCGGGAGCACTGGAAACGGGTCCTGCACGACGCGCCGAGATCGCTGACGCCCTTCCCCGGACGGCGTGCCGGCAACCGGTTCTCCCGACGCCGCCACCCGTTCGTCATCGACGCCGCACTCACCGCGCGGCTGCGCGCCGCCGCCCAGCACCACGGCGGAACGCCCTTCATGGCGGTCGCGGCCTGCTGGAGTCTGACGCTGTCGCGGTGGAGCGGCGCGACCGACATCGTGCTGATGTCGCCGGTGCCGGGCCGGATCGCACCCGAGCACGACGCGCTGATCGGCTGTCTCGTGCAGTCCCTGCTGATCCGCGTGGACACCTCCGGCGCGCCCGACTTCGGCACCATGCTGGGCCGGGTCCGCGACAGCGCGCTCGACGCGGCGAACCACCAGCTGCACGCCTACCACGAGACCGCGCCCCTGGTGCCCTACCCGGCCCGCATCCACTACGAGAGCTGGGGCGGCGCTCCGTTCTTCCCGGGACTGCGCTCCGCGGCGTTCCCCGTCCCCCGCGAGCAGGAGGACCTCGACTGGCCGACCCCCGGCGGCGAGGACGACCTGAGCACCCCGGAACTCATCGTCGAGGAACAACAGGACGGCAGCATGCACGCCGCGGTCGTCTACAACCACCACACCTTCACCGCACGGACCGCCACCGACCTGGCCGCCGCCTTCCACGACCAGCTGGCCGCCGCCACCACGGGCGCCCCGGGAGCCCCGCAGTGA
- a CDS encoding class I adenylate-forming enzyme family protein produces MPAAPPLTVPGLLRARAERNPARTAIMDSRGGRLTFADWQRDAQAVAHSLSRRGVRRGDRVALLYDDDWCGYAVAFCGVVATGAAAVPVSASLSPVQLHDLLRRVGATAVLHQDGRPVPDGAWWSACGSDLAATATSVPGAEPDTPAPDDVAQIVCTSGSTGEPKDVAASHANLCHGQVLDPRPRRYAHSQLMVHAFPIGTNAGQMMLIEALTAAPTLLCAGRFDADRFCALIARHDAGTVFLVPSMAAELLRSQAHRRHDLSCVRLLSSSAAALPPATARGLTEAFPQAVLVNYYTSTEAVPAQISMIVDPGRPEALGRPVSSHDLRITDDLGRELPPGEVGEVWLRSDAPPRAYLGDPSGSAAVFRDGWVRMGDLGRLDSDGFLILVDRESDVIKSGALKVSTLRIEAALLEHPAVAEAAAVGVPHPVMGSVPAAVVRLDHPVDLDEVRDFLSTRLSRAELPVRLLVVDHLPRNATGKPIKPEIRRLLEPPVRRQPPAPAPAAAVTDPFGRSFLATLTTDPAVTEESHDEHQ; encoded by the coding sequence ATGCCTGCTGCCCCACCCCTGACCGTGCCAGGTCTGCTGCGTGCCCGGGCCGAGCGGAACCCCGCACGGACGGCCATCATGGACAGTCGCGGCGGACGTCTGACCTTCGCCGACTGGCAGCGGGACGCCCAGGCCGTCGCCCACTCGTTGTCCCGCCGTGGCGTGCGGCGCGGTGATCGCGTCGCCTTGCTCTACGACGACGACTGGTGCGGGTACGCGGTCGCCTTCTGCGGCGTCGTCGCCACCGGCGCGGCGGCGGTGCCGGTGTCGGCGAGCCTGTCGCCGGTACAACTGCACGACCTGCTGCGCCGGGTCGGCGCGACCGCGGTGCTGCACCAGGATGGACGCCCGGTGCCGGACGGCGCCTGGTGGAGCGCCTGCGGCAGCGACCTGGCCGCCACCGCGACGTCCGTCCCCGGTGCAGAGCCCGACACGCCCGCGCCGGACGACGTGGCGCAGATCGTGTGCACGTCGGGCAGCACCGGCGAACCCAAGGACGTCGCCGCCAGCCACGCCAACCTGTGCCACGGCCAGGTGCTCGACCCCCGGCCGAGACGCTACGCGCACTCCCAGCTGATGGTGCACGCCTTCCCGATCGGGACCAACGCCGGGCAGATGATGCTGATCGAGGCGCTCACCGCCGCTCCCACCCTGCTGTGCGCGGGCCGCTTCGACGCCGACCGCTTCTGCGCCCTGATCGCGCGGCACGACGCGGGCACCGTCTTCCTGGTCCCGTCGATGGCGGCGGAACTGTTGCGCAGCCAGGCCCACCGGCGGCACGACCTGTCCTGCGTACGACTGCTCAGCTCGTCGGCCGCCGCGCTCCCGCCGGCCACCGCCCGTGGCCTGACCGAGGCGTTTCCGCAGGCCGTGCTGGTCAACTACTACACCTCGACCGAGGCGGTGCCGGCACAGATCAGCATGATCGTCGACCCCGGGCGACCGGAGGCGCTGGGCCGCCCGGTCAGCAGCCACGACCTGCGCATCACCGACGACCTGGGCCGGGAACTGCCGCCCGGGGAGGTGGGCGAGGTCTGGCTGCGCTCCGACGCCCCACCTCGCGCCTATCTGGGCGACCCGTCGGGCAGCGCGGCGGTGTTCCGCGACGGGTGGGTCCGGATGGGAGACCTGGGCCGGCTGGACTCCGACGGATTCCTGATCCTGGTCGACCGCGAATCCGACGTCATCAAGTCCGGCGCGCTGAAGGTCTCGACCCTGCGCATCGAGGCGGCGCTGCTGGAGCATCCGGCCGTCGCCGAGGCCGCCGCGGTCGGCGTGCCGCATCCGGTGATGGGCAGCGTGCCGGCGGCCGTGGTGCGGCTGGACCACCCGGTCGACCTGGACGAGGTCCGCGACTTCCTGTCCACCCGTTTGTCGCGGGCGGAGCTGCCGGTGCGGCTGCTCGTGGTGGACCACCTGCCCCGCAACGCCACCGGCAAGCCGATCAAGCCCGAGATCCGGCGGCTGCTCGAACCGCCGGTGCGCCGACAGCCACCGGCGCCGGCTCCCGCCGCCGCCGTCACCGACCCGTTCGGGCGGTCCTTCCTGGCCACGCTGACCACCGATCCCGCCGTCACGGAAGAGAGTCACGATGAACACCAGTGA